One window of Medicago truncatula cultivar Jemalong A17 chromosome 2, MtrunA17r5.0-ANR, whole genome shotgun sequence genomic DNA carries:
- the LOC11407804 gene encoding ADP-ribosylation factor GTPase-activating protein AGD5 codes for MNGKANVTKELNAKHKKILEGLLKLPENRECADCKAKAPRWASVNLGIFICMQCSGIHRSLGVHISKVRSATLDTWLPEQVAFIQSMGNEKANSYWEAELPPHYDRVGLENFIRAKYEDKRWVSRDGHPKTPSGLREDKSPSHRQMPAENSGHGYATVAENTFEERKKIQPSNAVPATRRRVPAPRKVPEQVTPATQPQHHEKVEPVASQQQPETSKPNTDTAQSTPPKVDYATDLFNLLSMDDTNENGSKAPGATADDINWAGFQSAAEMSTAEKTGPPNAVESTPLSAPGVEDLFKDSFSVTPSLTPVKPQKDVKNDIMSLFEKSNIVSPFSMHQQQLAMLAQQQSLLMAAAAKSTGVDLKYPTGMQQPSPNVSVQNWPATGFPTSGVVPIGVQGELQNHMQTRNMTPAYPAGNSVQYPPSGFYGMGQVGPVNGMMTVGVNKPQSTPASSTASKSAKEYDFSSLTQGMFAKQ; via the exons ATGAACGGAAAGGCCAACGTTACCAAAGAGCTTAACGCCAAACACAAGAAG ATACTAGAAGGACTTCTTAAACTACCAGAGAATCGGGAATGTGCTGACTGCAAAGCTAA AGCTCCGAGATGGGCAAGTGTAAATCTTGGCATCTTTATATGCATGCAGTGTTCAGGAATACATCGAAGTTTGGGGGTGCATATATCAAAG GTTCGTTCTGCAACTCTTGACACTTGGCTTCCAGAGCAAGTTGCATTCATTCAAT CAATGGGAAACGAGAAAGCAAATAGCTACTGGGAAGCAGAATTACCTCCACATTACGATAGAGTTGGACTTGAAAATTTCATTCGCGCAAA GTATGAAGACAAGAGATGGGTTTCAAGGGATGGGCATCCAAAAACACCTTCTGGACTGCGTGAAGATAAATCTCCTTCACATCGGCAGATGCCAGCAGAAAATAGTGGACATGGTTATGCCACTGTTGCTGAGAATACAtttgaagaaaggaagaaaatcCAACCATCAAATGCAGTTCCTGCTACAAGACGTAGGGTTCCAGCTCCTCGCAAGGTACCGGAGCAG GTAACTCCTGCCACCCAACCTCAGCACCATGAGAAAGTTGAACCAGTAGCCTCGCAACAACAACCTGAAACTTCAAAGCCGAATACAGACACAGCTCAAAGTACCCCTCCCAAAGTAGACTATGCTACAGACCTTTTCAACTTGTTGTCTATGGATGACACAAATGAAAATGGCTCCAAAGCACCTGGTGCTACTGCTGATGATATTAACTGGGCAGGCTTTCAGT CTGCTGCAGAGATGTCAACAGCCGAGAAGACTGGTCCACCAAACGCAGTTGAGAGTACTCCTCTGTCTGCACCTGGAGTTGAGGATCTATTTAAAGATTCATTTTCTGTGACACCAAGTTTAACTCCAGTAAAACCACAGAAAGATGTTAAAAATGATATAATGAGCCTCTTTGAGAAG AGCAATATTGTATCTCCATTTTCAATGCATCAACAACAGCTTGCTATGCTAGCACAGCAGCAGTCTCTTCTGATGGCTGCTGCAGCTAAATCTACTGGTGTGGATCTCAAGTATCCTACTGGCATGCAACAGCCGAGTCCCAATGTTTCTGTCCAAAATTGGCCGGCTACTGGATTCCCGACATCTGGAGTAGTGCCCATTGGTGTTCAGGGAGAGTTGCAGAATCATATGCAG ACTAGGAACATGACACCAGCATATCCGGCAGGAAACTCTGTTCAATATCCACCATCTGG TTTCTATGGTATGGGGCAAGTTGGTCCAGTCAATGGTATGATGACAGTGGGAGTGAATAAACCTCAGTCAACTCCAGCGTCGTCAACCGCTTCCAAGTCTGCAAAGGAGTACGATTTTTCCTCCTTGACACAAGGGATGTTTGCAAAACAATGA
- the LOC25487408 gene encoding uncharacterized protein: MSTLVQFSIKFSHLKPNDSIYKTQPTFSFSNLDPKFNSFHLGSFKLRACRDRWSFLGGAVFKNGGMCEEKGCKKEKRVVLVKNNQGFGFNNGGGRDDGSTARILGNLALAAGLTYLSMTGQLGWIIDAIVSIWIFAVLVPIVGIGAFLWWAGRDIMKGTCPNCGNDFQVFKSTLNEELQLCPFCGQPFSVDGNEFVKEPVNFSNQSTTFGQAFDNFSSSKNDKDSGKAIDVEAEIKDAD, encoded by the exons ATGTCCACTCTTGTACAATTCTCCATCAAATTTTCACACTTGAAACCCAATGATAGCATATACAAGACACAACCCACTTTTTCTTTCTCCAATTTAGACCCAAAGTTTAATTCTTTTCATCTGGGTAGTTTCAAGTTGAGAGCATGCAGGGATAGGTGGTCTTTTTTGGGAGGTGCAGTGTTTAAAAATGGAGGTATGTGTGAAGAAAAGGGGTGCAAGAAGGAAAAAAGAGTGGTTTTGGTGAAGAATAATCAAGGGTTTGGATTCAATAACGGTGGTGGAAGAGATGATGGTAGCACTGCTAGGATTTTGGGAAATCTTGCTCTGGCTGCTGGGTTGACTTATCTATCAATGACTGGACAACTTGGCTGGATAATTGATGCTATTGTTTCCATTTGG ATCTTTGCAGTGTTAGTACCGATAGTAGGTATTGGTGCTTTCCTTTGGTGGGCAGGTCGAGATATAATGAAAGGCACT TGtccaaactgtggaaacgattTTCAGGTTTTCAA ATCCACTTTAAATGAAGAATTGCAGTTGTGCCCATTTTGCGGTCAACCTTTTTCTG tTGATGGTAATGAGTTTGTCAAGGAACCTGTGAATTTTTCAAACCAATCTACAACATTTGGACAAGCATTCGACAATTTCTCGAGTTCTAAAAATG ACAAGGATTCTGGTAAAGCAATTGATGTTGAGGCCGAAATAAAAGATGCAGATTGA